ATCTCGTTTTTCACAATTTGTGGATTGATGATTTTTCCAAAGAACAGCCTTAGTGGTAGAGTGCCGATCGGAGTACTTGCATACTTTCCTTTAACGGCACGACTGATCGTTGATGTGTGTAAGCTAATTGTCTTACTGAGATGCCTCATAGTTAATATCTGCGGATATCGTCTGTATCCTCTCAAAAAGTATTCGTTCACCTTCCGTATCTCATCGCAGATTTTGTAAAGTGTCTCTGCACGCATCTCTAAGGCTTTCATGATTATTGGGTCTTTGACTTCTATTCTTAGCACTTCAACTTTCTCCGGGGTAATTATAACATCAGGTTCGACGTATTCGTTGAATTGTCCTCCTGTGTTTTGGGATATTTCCTCAGAAAATTCGGTCAGTAGAAGTTCTATCAGTTCCTGAGCGTGAGAAATATCTATTCCAAAATTTTCAGCTATTTCTTCTGCGCTAATTCTTATTTTTCCCCTGCTGTCGATATTGTATATTATGTACTCAGCAATCTTTTCGTCGTTGTCCGAAAGCCCAAGAAAAGGCAGTAGGCCAACAAGAACTTGGTGTAGGTCTTCTGAGTACGCAACAGCGTAATCTTCCACTTCCATAACTGGAAGATACTTCTCTTTGAGCAGATGTATCGGCGTGCTCAAAATATTAAGGTAGAACTTCTCAGTTTTCGTAAGTATTAGCTTTTGTTCAAGGCGTGGTGTTAGCGAAGTTTCACGAGCTCTTTTGCTATCTGGCATGCTAACCTCACGTTATTCTTCAAAAGTTCTATATTTGCTTTGAGCGTTCTGTAATTGCTAAGCTCAGCAACTCTGGAAAGTAAATACGGAGTTACACCTTTTCCGGTTATACCTTTTTCACTGCATTCTTTCAAGGCTTGTTGGATATACCCCTCAACCTCGCTCTCAGGAACGATGTATTCCTCAGGGATTGGATTTGCTACAAGTATTGAGCCTTCTATGGATAACTCCTTCTTAGCCTTGAAAATTTTTGCGATTTCTTCAGCATTCTGAACTGTGTGGTCTAACTTGAAATCTGACAAACCTTCGTAGAAAATGGGAAATTTGTCCGTTCTGTATCCAAGCACAGTTATCTGAAAAGTTTCCATAAATTCTATAGTCTTCTTCACGTCGAGTATCGATTTGCAACCTGCACTGACAACTATAACATCCGTTTTTGCCATTTCGGTGATGTCCTGCGAAACATCCCAGTCGCCCACATGGACACCTCCGATGCCGCCAGTAGCAAAAACGTCGATTCCAGCAAGTTTTGAGAATCGCATTGTTGCACTGACAGTTGTAGCGGCGCTCTTTTTGAGCCCTACAACATATGGTATTTCTCTTGTGCCTATTTTCAGCGGTTCATCTTCAAGCATCTTGTTTATCTCTTCCTCGGTCATGCCAATGATAACTTCTCCTTTGAGGACACCAATTGTGGCGGGCACAACTCCTTCGCTTCTTGCAATTTCCTCAAGAAGTTTAGCAGTTTCAACGTTATGTGGAAACGGCAAACCGTGGGCGATTACTGTACTTTCGAGTGCGACTGTTGGTTGATTCTTGTTTAAAGCTTCTTCGACATGTTTACCGAGTCTTATCACTTGTATCACCTCTTTCTATCTCTGATTATCCTATTATACCATTTCAAAAATCTCTGTATATAAAACATGCAAAGAGGCGGATCACTCCGCCTCTTATCTAAAATATAATGAATAAAATCATTTGACTACGAGCACCCTTCTAAATTCTCCAAGATCCTTTATAGTTATAATAACTTCATATTGCCCAGCTGGAAGCTTGCCAATCTCCACGGTTTTCGTCGGCGTAGTGAATGCTTGGGTGACCATATCGCCCGGTTTTGGCCTGTAGAATGTGCCAGTTATCGTTATTTTCCCAGGATTATTTCCAACAGGGTAAACTATATCAGGCTCGTTAACTTCGATTCTGTATCCTCCCGTCGGGAACGTGCCAGCAATAATTTGAACAAACAAATAATCGTCTTTCGATGCCGGTACTCCTTCCGATATTTCAACATATTTTGTATCAGCATGCTTCAATACTCTTAACATTGCACCTTCGATTTGTTCAAGAATCGGCACTTCTGCCTCACCACCTGATGTCTTCTTTTCTTCTGGTATGACTTGCGAGTTAACACTTATTGTATATTTTGCGGGGCACATTACAAGCAAAAGTGGCATCCTAACGTATGACTTATCGCGTACGCCGTTAATCTGGTAAGAATACTCTTCTTTGCCGTATGTGAATGTGACCTTATAGACTAATTCTTTCTGAGAGGCTGCACTCGTTGTCAGTGGTTGGAATGTCCAAGCTTTAATGAGATATCCTTTGCTCTCTTTGTCTTCAAAGAGTTTAATATACTGAACGTTGAAGGTCTTTGTTCCAACTGTTTTGAAAATATGGTCAGGAAAACTAACTTCCAACTGTTTTATAACCGTACCGGCCGTTTGTAAAGATTGCTGCCCAAAAAATACCGATGAGAGCAAAAGCATTGCAAGGAAAAATGGAAAAAGAACGACTCTTTTCACACCTTACACCTCCCTTTGTGCACTAACCACACTATACACCTTTCTTGTTAGATCTATACTTTTCTTCTTTCATTTGGTACATCTTTTCATCTGCCTGTTCATATGCTTTGTCAAAATTATCAAACGGTGCAAAACCATACGAAAATCCTACTCCAAGCTCGTTTCTACAACGATTGTATAACCTATTCATTATGTGTTCAACATCTTTTTCAGAAATACTGTTGGAGACAATACAGAACTCATCTCCGCCAAGGCGTATGAAATAGTCTTCCTGCCTGATATCTTTCTTTACAATTTCAGAAAATCTCTGAAGCAGTTTATCGCCGTAGATATGACCATATGTATCGTTAATCTTCTTCAACCCGTCTATATCTATCAAAATCAAAACGCCACCCTTTGGAAGCTGTTCTATTACCTTCCTGTTGAATGCACCAGTGAGATGGTCTAACACATTTTCCTTCGCCAAAACCTCATGCCTCGCTGCTATGCGCTTGAACTTTGTCAATGTTGTAGTCGCCAAAGAGATCAAAAATACGAGCCTTCCATAAGGTATCATTAACTCGTTTGGTAATCCGGTAGCGAGTACGTAAAATGTCTGAGTTCCAGTGAGCAAAAGGAAAGAAACAGGGAAGACGTATTCAAGAAGCCGTTTTACGTAAACGATGAAGGAAATATATATTACCAAAATCATTGAATATAGATCTGAGAGTAAACCAAAAAAGTGCACGTATTTTGTGTTAGTTGAAATAACCACTAAGCCTGTAAGTAAGAAAGGAATGATCAAGAATGCAATTTTGAAACGTGGCTTAAGATAAAAACCCGAATTTTCAAATATGAGGAAAAGAAGGAAAGTAACAACAAACATGGGAGCTGTGCGGGCAAGTTTTTCAAAGATTAAATAACTCTCTACAGATCCATAAGTCTCTCTGTATGTAAATTGAACAAGCCCGAGTATCATGAAAACAGAAGCCATCAAGATATAAAAATACGACTTTTTTTCGTTTGCTGAAGCACCGGTGTATGCCAGTAAGAACAAGTATAGAATAACTCCCGCTGCTCCGATACCGACTAAAACAATATCATTTCTAAACATGTTTATCAACTGTGCTCCCTGAATCGCAGTATTCATGTCCACTAAGTAAGGACTTCCGCTTATTCCCGCTCCAACTATACCGTGCAAAACCACTTTAATCTCGTTCTTCTCGCTTTCTCTTAACAAATATTCAGGTACACTTACAACAAGCGCTTTGGGCCACAAATTACCCGTCCCATCACCGAACACCGCAACACGTTCTCTATTCACAAATATTTCTAACTTTGTTGCAATCACTTTTTGAAAAACAACGGTATTTCTTACACCATCGTAAGAAAAGTATCCCACGAACTCTTTGCTATCGGGTTTTTCGAATTGGTAATATTTTGTAATCTCATTAGACGGGACCATCCAGCGAATAACTTCACCTTCTGGAAGGTTGATGACTTTGAATGTGTAGCTCAAGCTCAAAAACAAGACTAGAGATATTAACGAAATGAGTAACATCCTAACCAAATTTACCAGCTTTCTTTCACCCATCCGCCACACCTACCGTACTACTCCTTCACCCCTATTTTCTAAATATACTAACAAATTGATAAGAATATCTTTCCTCTCTTCGCTAAGTAGTTCACCTATATCTTATCACATTTTTCTCGGCTCTCAACAACTTAACTACCATTTAACTTATTATTCTTCTTTACTTCATTTTTTTGATATTCCTTTGTAAGTTCATATATTCATGCTAATTCAGTTAAAAACAAAAAACCGCCGATTCGGATAAGAATCGGCGGTGAGGGTATATAGGAAGCCTGGGCACTACCTACTCTCGCAAGGGGTCGCCCCCTTACTACCATCGGCCCGCGGTGGCTTAACGGCCAGGTTCGGAATGGAACTGGGTGTTTCCCACCGCAGTATCGGCACCCAGGATCATTCAAAAGTGCATAGGGTGTAGGTGAAGGGACGGGTCTATTAGTACCGGTTGGCTCCACACATCGCTGTGCTCCCACCACCGGCCTATCAAGGTCCTCTTCTCGAACCGACCCAAGAGGCCTCATCTTGGAGCGCGCTTCCCGCTTAGATGCTTTCAGCGGTTATCGCTCAGGAGCGTAGCTACCCAGCGTATGCCCTTGGCAGGACAGCTGGTACACCAGTGGCTCCCTCACCCTGGTCCTCTCGTACAAAGGGCGACCCTCCTCAAGCCTCTTGCGCCCGCAGCAGATAGGGACCGACCTGTCTCACGACGGTCTGAACCCAGCTCACGTACCCCTTTAATAGGCGAACAGCCTAACCCTTGGGACCTGCTTCAGCCCCAGGATGGGATGAGCCGACATCGAGGTGCCGAGCCTAGCCGTCGATGTGAACTCTCGGGCTAGACTAGCCTGTTATCCCCGGGGTAACTTTTGTCCGTTGATCGACGACCCTTCCACTCGGAGTCGCCGGGTCACTAGGACCGGGTTTCCCCTCTGCTCGACCCGTCGGTCTCGCAGTCAGCCCGGCTTTTGCCCTTGCACTCAACGGTGGATTTCCAACCCACCTGAGCCGAGCTTTGCGCGCCTCCGTTACTCTTTGGGAGGCGACCGCCCCAGTCAAACTGCCCACCTGGCACTGTCCCTCGTGTGCTCTCCACACACGTAGGTTAGAACTCCGCTGCAACGAGGGTGGTATCCCACCGTCGGCTCCACGGACCCTGGCGAGCCCGCTTCTTAGCCTCCCACCTATCCTGTACACGCCGCAACAGAGCACAATACCAGGTTACAGTAAAGCTCCACGGGGTCTTTCCGTCTAGCTGCGGGTACTGGGCATCTTCACCCAGACTGAAATTTCACCGGGTCCCCTGCCGAGACAGTGCCCCAGTCGTTACGCCATTCATGCAGGTCGGAACTTACCCGACAAGGAATTTCGCTACCTTAGGACCGTTATAGTTACGGCCGCCGTTTACCGGGGCTTCGGTTCGGAGCTTGCACCCCTCCCCTTAACCTTCCGGCACCGGGCAGGCGTCAGTCCCTATACTTCCTCTCATCGAGTTGGCAGAGACCTGTGTTTTTGGTAAACAGTCGCCAGGGCCTTGTCACTGCGGCTACCTCGGCCTCCGTCAGTTTCCTCCTCGCGGATTCCCCTGACTTCAACCTAACGTAGCACCCCTTCTCCCGAAGTTACGGGGCTAATTTGCCGAGTTCCTTGGCAAGGGTTATCCCGCTCCCCTTAGCTTTCTCAGCCCGCCTACCTGTGTCGGTTTGCGGAACGGGCAGCCATGTATCACTACACGCGGCTTTTCTTGGCAGTGTGGCGTCAGTCCCGTTGGCCCCTCTCGGAGCCTCCCCTTCACGGCTCAGCTCAGGCTGCGGACTTACCTACAGCCCTCAACACCTAACCGCTTGGAGGGATTTGCCACTTATCCCCAGAACTTAGCCTCCTGCGTCCCCGCTTGCAGTATCGATACACAGCTGGTACCGGAATATTAACCGGTTTCCCATCGGATACCCCTTTCGGGTTTTCCTTAGGTCCCGACTCACCCTGGGCGGACGACCCTTCCCCAGGTACCCTTAGGCTTTCGGGGGGATGGATTCTCACCATCCTCTCGTATACTCATGCCTGGATTCTCACTTCCGCCTCGTCCAGTAGCTCTCACGAGTCTACCTTCTCCCTAACGCGGAACGCTCCCCTACCAACCATTTCTGGTTCCGTGGCTTCGGGGGGTGGCTTCAGCCCCGCACATTTTCGGCGCAGTGCGTCTCGACCGGTGAGCTGTTACGCACTCTTTAAATGATGGCTGCTTCTAAGCCAACATCCCGGTTGTCAGGGACACACCACATCCTTCCTCTTCACACTTAGCCACCTCTCCGGGCCCTTAGCCGACGGTCTGGGTTGTTCCCCTCTCGTCCGTAGAGCTTATCCCCTACGGGCTCACTCCCAGCATATCGTGTGGCGGCATTCGCAGTTTGACAGGGTTCGCAGGTTACCCCACTAGCCCTACCAGCGCTCTACCTCCGCCACAGAACTGCTGAGGCTGCACCTCAATGCATTTCGGGGAGAACCAGCTATCACCGAGTTCGGTTAGCTTTTCACTCCTACCCACAGGTCATCCGAGGATTTTTCACGATCCACCGGTTCGGGCCTCCAGTGGGTTTTACCCCACCTTCACCCTGCCCATGGGTAGCTCACCCGGCTTCGGGTCTATCGCACCTGACTCGCGCCCTATTCGGACTCGCTTTCGCTTCGGCTCCGCCTCTATCGGCTTAACCTCGCCAGATGCGATAACTCCCAGGCTCATTAATCAAAAGGCACATCGTCACCCTCGCGGGCTCCGACTTCTTGTAGGCATGCAGTTTCAGGTCTCTTTCACTCCCCTTCCGGGGGGCTTTTCACCTTTCCCTCACGGTACTGGTTGCGCTATCGGTCGGCAGGTAGTATTTAGCCTTGGAGGGTGGTCCCCCCTGATTCACGCGGGATTCCTCGAGTCCCGCGCTACTCGGGATCACAGTCACACCTACGCGTTGCATTTCGCCTACGGGACTGTCACCCTCTACGGTCAGCCTTCCCAGACTGTTCGGCTATACAACGCTTCAGTGCGGACTCAGCCTAACTGTGTCCCACAACCCCAGCTCGCGCTGGTTTAGGCTCCTCCCCTTTCGATCGCCTCTACTCAGGGAATCTCGTTTGATTTCTTCTCCTCCGGGTACTGAGATGTTTCACTTCCCCGGGTATCGCGCCTTTCGGCACATGGGCTCTCACCCATGCGGGTTTCCCCATTCGGGTATCCCGGGATCAACGCTCGCTTGCAGCTCCCCCGGGCTTTTCGCAGCTTGCCACGCCCTTCTTCGCCTCCTGCCGCCTAGGCATCCACTGCATGCCCTTTCTTCCTTCACCTTTCCCTATGCACTTTTCAATGACCCTTCCCCATTGGTGGAGACAAGGGGATTCGAACCCCTGACCCCCTGCTTGCAAAGCAGGTGCTCTCCCAGCTGAGCTATGTCCCCACCCATGGTGGGCTCGGGAGGAATCGAACCTCCGACCTCACGCTTATCAGGCGTGCGCTCTGACCATCTGAGCTACGAGCCCAATCACTCAAATCCGAATAGCAGCCACCACTTCTCCTTAGAAAGGAGGTGATCCAGGCGCACCTTCCGGTACACCTACCTTGTTACGACTTAGCCCCCCTCACCACGTTCACCCTCAACGGCGCCCCTAAAGGTCACCGTCTTCGGGTGCCCGCAACTCGGGTGGCTTGACGGGCGGTGTGTACAAGGCCCGGGAACGTATTCACCGCGGCGTGGCTGATCCGCGATTACTAGCAATTCCGGCTTCATGTGGGCGGGTTTCAGCCCACAATCTGAACTGGGGGATGGTTTGTGGGGTTTGCTCAGCATCGCTGCCTCGCCTCCCGCTGTCCATCCCATTGTAGCGCGTGTGTCGCCCAGAGCATAAGGGGCACGAGTATCTGACG
Above is a genomic segment from Fervidobacterium gondwanense DSM 13020 containing:
- a CDS encoding RNA polymerase subunit sigma-54; amino-acid sequence: MPDSKRARETSLTPRLEQKLILTKTEKFYLNILSTPIHLLKEKYLPVMEVEDYAVAYSEDLHQVLVGLLPFLGLSDNDEKIAEYIIYNIDSRGKIRISAEEIAENFGIDISHAQELIELLLTEFSEEISQNTGGQFNEYVEPDVIITPEKVEVLRIEVKDPIIMKALEMRAETLYKICDEIRKVNEYFLRGYRRYPQILTMRHLSKTISLHTSTISRAVKGKYASTPIGTLPLRLFFGKIINPQIVKNEIQRLLEIDNTLTDAHLALILKSEGINISRRTVNKYRKQVSTATKEGKA
- a CDS encoding pseudouridine-5'-phosphate glycosidase, whose amino-acid sequence is MRLGKHVEEALNKNQPTVALESTVIAHGLPFPHNVETAKLLEEIARSEGVVPATIGVLKGEVIIGMTEEEINKMLEDEPLKIGTREIPYVVGLKKSAATTVSATMRFSKLAGIDVFATGGIGGVHVGDWDVSQDITEMAKTDVIVVSAGCKSILDVKKTIEFMETFQITVLGYRTDKFPIFYEGLSDFKLDHTVQNAEEIAKIFKAKKELSIEGSILVANPIPEEYIVPESEVEGYIQQALKECSEKGITGKGVTPYLLSRVAELSNYRTLKANIELLKNNVRLACQIAKELVKLR
- a CDS encoding protease complex subunit PrcB family protein, with the translated sequence MKRVVLFPFFLAMLLLSSVFFGQQSLQTAGTVIKQLEVSFPDHIFKTVGTKTFNVQYIKLFEDKESKGYLIKAWTFQPLTTSAASQKELVYKVTFTYGKEEYSYQINGVRDKSYVRMPLLLVMCPAKYTISVNSQVIPEEKKTSGGEAEVPILEQIEGAMLRVLKHADTKYVEISEGVPASKDDYLFVQIIAGTFPTGGYRIEVNEPDIVYPVGNNPGKITITGTFYRPKPGDMVTQAFTTPTKTVEIGKLPAGQYEVIITIKDLGEFRRVLVVK
- a CDS encoding GGDEF domain-containing protein → MGERKLVNLVRMLLISLISLVLFLSLSYTFKVINLPEGEVIRWMVPSNEITKYYQFEKPDSKEFVGYFSYDGVRNTVVFQKVIATKLEIFVNRERVAVFGDGTGNLWPKALVVSVPEYLLRESEKNEIKVVLHGIVGAGISGSPYLVDMNTAIQGAQLINMFRNDIVLVGIGAAGVILYLFLLAYTGASANEKKSYFYILMASVFMILGLVQFTYRETYGSVESYLIFEKLARTAPMFVVTFLLFLIFENSGFYLKPRFKIAFLIIPFLLTGLVVISTNTKYVHFFGLLSDLYSMILVIYISFIVYVKRLLEYVFPVSFLLLTGTQTFYVLATGLPNELMIPYGRLVFLISLATTTLTKFKRIAARHEVLAKENVLDHLTGAFNRKVIEQLPKGGVLILIDIDGLKKINDTYGHIYGDKLLQRFSEIVKKDIRQEDYFIRLGGDEFCIVSNSISEKDVEHIMNRLYNRCRNELGVGFSYGFAPFDNFDKAYEQADEKMYQMKEEKYRSNKKGV